The following are from one region of the Pocillopora verrucosa isolate sample1 chromosome 3, ASM3666991v2, whole genome shotgun sequence genome:
- the LOC131777396 gene encoding PHD finger protein 23A, producing the protein MVQSTKMTSGTMKVSRKLPPPEQDGRTIVPQTKKRRTLEDFNTFCSLILAYEGKQEDVRQRNRSPNSLESVSSSTDSAYSETASSPASSSGDERLLDDVDEEYSSDDESWNKITCYCQKPFAGRPMIECSECLTWIHLSCAKIRKSNVPDVFICQKCRDAKHTMRRSNRVRTQPKTKAINLKS; encoded by the exons ATGGTACAGTCAACGAAAATGACCTCTGGCACCATGAAAG TTTCAAGAAAGTTGCCTCCGCCAGAGCAAGACGGTAGAACA ATTGTTCCGCAAACGAAGAAACGGAGAACGCTTGAAGATTTCAACACATTTTGTAGCCTAATCCTCGCATACGAAGGAAAGCAAGAG GACGTTCGTCAGCGCAATAGAAGTCCAAATTCGCTAGAGAGCGTGTCGTCGAGTACGGATTCGGCTTACAGTGAAACAGCTTCTTCACCGGCTAGTTCAAGTGGGGATGAAAGATTACTCGACGATGTTGATGAGGAATACAGCTCTG ATGACGAGTCGTGGAACAAAATCACATGTTACTGCCAAAAACCTTTCGCAG GACGACCCATGATCGAATGTTCCGAGTGTCTAACGTGGATTCACTTGTCGTGTGCAAAGATACGAAAATCGAACGTTCCCGACGTGTTCATCTGCCAGAAATGTCGAGACGCCAAACACACGATGCGACGTTCGAATCGAGTGCGAACTCAGCCGAAGACGAAAGCAATTAACCTAAAATCATAG